From Pulveribacter suum, a single genomic window includes:
- a CDS encoding glutathione peroxidase: protein MSVRALALWCAAFSTVPAVAQTAASQPAAGASPATRAAQPAPANCPALLQHTFPRLQDESPQSLCQYAGKVLLVVNTASYCGFTYQYEGLEALYKKYKDRGLVVLGFPSNDFLQEKSDNKDIADFCYNTYGVAFPMFARTAVRGSDVNPLYRQLAQATGQKPSWNFNKYLIDRTGRSVTHYGSKVEPQDRAFVQQLEALLAQH, encoded by the coding sequence ATGTCTGTCCGTGCCCTGGCGCTGTGGTGCGCCGCGTTCTCCACCGTGCCGGCAGTGGCGCAGACCGCCGCGTCCCAGCCTGCTGCCGGCGCCAGTCCTGCCACCCGGGCGGCCCAGCCGGCGCCCGCCAACTGCCCGGCCCTGCTGCAGCACACCTTCCCCCGCCTGCAGGACGAAAGCCCGCAGTCCCTGTGCCAATACGCCGGCAAGGTGCTGCTGGTGGTCAACACCGCCAGCTACTGCGGCTTCACCTACCAGTACGAGGGGCTGGAGGCGCTCTACAAAAAGTACAAGGACCGCGGCCTGGTGGTGCTGGGCTTTCCGTCCAACGACTTTTTGCAGGAAAAAAGCGACAACAAGGACATCGCGGATTTTTGCTACAACACCTACGGCGTGGCCTTTCCGATGTTCGCGCGCACGGCGGTGCGCGGCTCGGACGTCAATCCCCTCTACCGGCAACTGGCGCAGGCCACCGGCCAGAAGCCGAGCTGGAACTTCAACAAGTATTTGATCGACCGCACGGGCCGCTCGGTCACGCACTACGGCAGCAAGGTCGAGCCCCAGGACAGGGCGTTTGTGCAGCAGCTGGAGGCGCTGCTGGCGCAGCACTGA